One window of the Rosa rugosa chromosome 3, drRosRugo1.1, whole genome shotgun sequence genome contains the following:
- the LOC133738922 gene encoding epimerase family protein SDR39U1 homolog, chloroplastic isoform X1 → MEVCRATAFSWTHTISTSLHVSLPPSKWETKRLTVWCASDQTQKANQMTVSVTGATGFIGRRLVQRLHADNHSVHVLTRSRSKAELIFPVKDFPGIVIAEEPEWKDSIQGSTGVVNLAGMPISTRWTSEIKKEIKQSRVRVTSKVIDLINDLPDAVRPSVLVSATAVGYYGTSETRVFDEQSPSGNDYLAEVCREWEGTALKVNKDVRLALIRIGVVLGKDGGALAKMIPLFMVFAGGPLGSGKQWFSWIHLDDIVNLIYEALSNPSYKGVINGTAPNPVRFTEMCQHLGNVLGRPSWLPVPDFALKAVLGEGASVVLDGQRVLPLKAKELGFSFKYSYIKDALKAIMT, encoded by the exons ATGGAGGTCTGCAGAGCCACTGCTTTCTCATGGACCCataccatctccacctcccttcaCGTTTCTCTGCCCCCCTCT AAGTGGGAGACCAAGAGACTCACTGTTTGGTGTGCCTCTGACCAAACCCAGAAG GCAAATCAGATGACTGTATCAGTAACAGGAGCTACGGGTTTTATCGGTAGAAGATTGGTGCAAAGGCTGCATGCAG ATAATCATAGTGTGCACGTCTTGACACGGTCTAGATCAAAGGCTGAGTTAATTTTTCCGG TCAAGGACTTTCCAGGAATCGTAATTGCAGAGGAGCCAGAGTGGAAAGATAGCATTCAAGGTTCAACTGGTGTTGTAAATTTGGCTGGAATGCCCATTAGTACAAGATGGACTTCTGAG ATAAAGAAAGAGATCAAGCAGAGCAGGGTTAGAGTCACCTCTAAG GTCATAGATTTAATAAATGATTTACCAGATGCGGTCCGACCTTCAGTCTTGGTTAGCGCAACAGCCGTCGGTTACTATG GTACTAGTGAGACACGCGTATTTGATGAACAGAGTCCATCAGGAAATGATTACTTGGCTGAG GTTTGCAGAGAATGGGAAGGAACTGCTCTCAAAGTAAATAAGGATGTTCGGTTAGCGCTCATTCGTATTGGTGTTGTTCTTGGTAAAGATGGAGGAGCTTTAG CTAAAATGATCCCTCTCTTCATGGTTTTTGCTGGGGGACCCTTGGGCTCTGGAAAACAATG GTTTTCCTGGATTCATCTGGATGATATAGTGAACCTGATATATGAAGCTCTCTCTAATCCATCTTATAAAG GAGTTATCAATGGAACTGCACCCAACCCTGTTCGATTCACAGAAATGTGTCAACATTTGGGAAATGTCTTGGGTAGGCCTTCATGGCTGCCTGTGCCTGATTTCGCCTTGAAAGCAGTCCTTGGAGAAGGCGCTTCAGTG GTGCTGGATG
- the LOC133738922 gene encoding epimerase family protein SDR39U1 homolog, chloroplastic isoform X2: MEVCRATAFSWTHTISTSLHVSLPPSKWETKRLTVWCASDQTQKMTVSVTGATGFIGRRLVQRLHADNHSVHVLTRSRSKAELIFPVKDFPGIVIAEEPEWKDSIQGSTGVVNLAGMPISTRWTSEIKKEIKQSRVRVTSKVIDLINDLPDAVRPSVLVSATAVGYYGTSETRVFDEQSPSGNDYLAEVCREWEGTALKVNKDVRLALIRIGVVLGKDGGALAKMIPLFMVFAGGPLGSGKQWFSWIHLDDIVNLIYEALSNPSYKGVINGTAPNPVRFTEMCQHLGNVLGRPSWLPVPDFALKAVLGEGASVVLDGQRVLPLKAKELGFSFKYSYIKDALKAIMT; encoded by the exons ATGGAGGTCTGCAGAGCCACTGCTTTCTCATGGACCCataccatctccacctcccttcaCGTTTCTCTGCCCCCCTCT AAGTGGGAGACCAAGAGACTCACTGTTTGGTGTGCCTCTGACCAAACCCAGAAG ATGACTGTATCAGTAACAGGAGCTACGGGTTTTATCGGTAGAAGATTGGTGCAAAGGCTGCATGCAG ATAATCATAGTGTGCACGTCTTGACACGGTCTAGATCAAAGGCTGAGTTAATTTTTCCGG TCAAGGACTTTCCAGGAATCGTAATTGCAGAGGAGCCAGAGTGGAAAGATAGCATTCAAGGTTCAACTGGTGTTGTAAATTTGGCTGGAATGCCCATTAGTACAAGATGGACTTCTGAG ATAAAGAAAGAGATCAAGCAGAGCAGGGTTAGAGTCACCTCTAAG GTCATAGATTTAATAAATGATTTACCAGATGCGGTCCGACCTTCAGTCTTGGTTAGCGCAACAGCCGTCGGTTACTATG GTACTAGTGAGACACGCGTATTTGATGAACAGAGTCCATCAGGAAATGATTACTTGGCTGAG GTTTGCAGAGAATGGGAAGGAACTGCTCTCAAAGTAAATAAGGATGTTCGGTTAGCGCTCATTCGTATTGGTGTTGTTCTTGGTAAAGATGGAGGAGCTTTAG CTAAAATGATCCCTCTCTTCATGGTTTTTGCTGGGGGACCCTTGGGCTCTGGAAAACAATG GTTTTCCTGGATTCATCTGGATGATATAGTGAACCTGATATATGAAGCTCTCTCTAATCCATCTTATAAAG GAGTTATCAATGGAACTGCACCCAACCCTGTTCGATTCACAGAAATGTGTCAACATTTGGGAAATGTCTTGGGTAGGCCTTCATGGCTGCCTGTGCCTGATTTCGCCTTGAAAGCAGTCCTTGGAGAAGGCGCTTCAGTG GTGCTGGATG
- the LOC133738922 gene encoding epimerase family protein SDR39U1 homolog, chloroplastic isoform X3: MTVSVTGATGFIGRRLVQRLHADNHSVHVLTRSRSKAELIFPVKDFPGIVIAEEPEWKDSIQGSTGVVNLAGMPISTRWTSEIKKEIKQSRVRVTSKVIDLINDLPDAVRPSVLVSATAVGYYGTSETRVFDEQSPSGNDYLAEVCREWEGTALKVNKDVRLALIRIGVVLGKDGGALAKMIPLFMVFAGGPLGSGKQWFSWIHLDDIVNLIYEALSNPSYKGVINGTAPNPVRFTEMCQHLGNVLGRPSWLPVPDFALKAVLGEGASVVLDGQRVLPLKAKELGFSFKYSYIKDALKAIMT, translated from the exons ATGACTGTATCAGTAACAGGAGCTACGGGTTTTATCGGTAGAAGATTGGTGCAAAGGCTGCATGCAG ATAATCATAGTGTGCACGTCTTGACACGGTCTAGATCAAAGGCTGAGTTAATTTTTCCGG TCAAGGACTTTCCAGGAATCGTAATTGCAGAGGAGCCAGAGTGGAAAGATAGCATTCAAGGTTCAACTGGTGTTGTAAATTTGGCTGGAATGCCCATTAGTACAAGATGGACTTCTGAG ATAAAGAAAGAGATCAAGCAGAGCAGGGTTAGAGTCACCTCTAAG GTCATAGATTTAATAAATGATTTACCAGATGCGGTCCGACCTTCAGTCTTGGTTAGCGCAACAGCCGTCGGTTACTATG GTACTAGTGAGACACGCGTATTTGATGAACAGAGTCCATCAGGAAATGATTACTTGGCTGAG GTTTGCAGAGAATGGGAAGGAACTGCTCTCAAAGTAAATAAGGATGTTCGGTTAGCGCTCATTCGTATTGGTGTTGTTCTTGGTAAAGATGGAGGAGCTTTAG CTAAAATGATCCCTCTCTTCATGGTTTTTGCTGGGGGACCCTTGGGCTCTGGAAAACAATG GTTTTCCTGGATTCATCTGGATGATATAGTGAACCTGATATATGAAGCTCTCTCTAATCCATCTTATAAAG GAGTTATCAATGGAACTGCACCCAACCCTGTTCGATTCACAGAAATGTGTCAACATTTGGGAAATGTCTTGGGTAGGCCTTCATGGCTGCCTGTGCCTGATTTCGCCTTGAAAGCAGTCCTTGGAGAAGGCGCTTCAGTG GTGCTGGATG